In Bufo gargarizans isolate SCDJY-AF-19 chromosome 6, ASM1485885v1, whole genome shotgun sequence, a single genomic region encodes these proteins:
- the CSNK2A1 gene encoding casein kinase II subunit alpha isoform X1, with protein sequence MSGPVPSRARVYTDVNTHRPREYWDYESHVVEWGNQDDYQLVRKLGRGKYSEVFEAINITNNEKVVVKILKPVKKKKIKREIKILENLRGGPNIITLADIVKDPVSRTPALVFEHVNNTDFKQLYQTLTDYDIRFYMYEILKALDYCHSMGIMHRDVKPHNVMIDHEHRKLRLIDWGLAEFYHPGQEYNVRVASRYFKGPELLVDYQMYDYSLDMWSLGCMLASMIFRKEPFFHGHDNYDQLVRIAKVLGTEDLYDYIDKYNIELDPRFNDILGRHSRKRWERFVHSENQHLVSPEALDFLDKLLRYDHQTRLTAREAMDHPYFYPIVKDQSRLGSSNMPSGSTPVSSASMMSGQSQPKSSNRDKSGISTVPTPSALGSLAGSPVISATNTLGTPVAATAGAPQ encoded by the exons ATGTCGGGTCCTGTGCCAAGCCGGGCCCGTGTCTACACGGATGTGAACACACACAGACCTCGAGAGTATTGGGATTACGAGTCCCACGTTGTAGAATGGGG GAACCAGGATGACTACCAGTTGGTGAGGAAACTTGGTCGGGGCAAGTACAGTGAAGTCTTTGAAGCCATTAATATCACCAATAATGAAAAAGTCGTTGTGAAAATTCTGAAG CCTGTGAAGAAGAAGAAAATTAAGCGCGAAATCAAGATTCTGGAGAACTTGAGAGGCGGCCCCAACATCATCACACTGGCTGACATAGTGAAAGATCCCGTG TCCAGAACGCCGGCACTGGTATTTGAACATGTCAATAATACAGATTTTAAG cagttatatcagacttTAACAGATTACGACATTAGGTTCTACATGTATGAAATATTAAAG GCCCTGGACTATTGCCATAGTATGGGTATAATGCACAGAGACGTCAAGCCGCATAATGTTATGATTGACCATGAGCACAGAAAG CTACGACTAATAGATTGGGGCCTTGCGGAGTTCTATCATCCGGGGCAGGAATACAATGTGAGAGTCGCCTCCAGATATTTCAAGGGGCCTGAGCTGCTTGTTGATTATCAG ATGTATGACTACAGTCTAGACATGTGGAGCTTGGGCTGTATGTTGGCCAGCATGATCTTTAGAAAGGAGCCCTTTTTCCATGGCCATGATAACTATGATCAG TTGGTGAGGATAGCCAAAGTTCTGGGAACAGAAGATCTGTACGACTACATTGATAAATACAATATTGAACTGGATCCACGCTTCAATGATATCCTGGGCAG ACATTCACGTAAGCGATGGGAACGCTTTGTGCACAGTGAGAATCAGCACTTGGTCAGTCCAGAAGCTTTGGAtttcctggataagctgctgcgATATGACCACCAGACACGACTGACAGCTCGTGAAGCCATGGACCACCCTTACTTCT ACCCTATTGTGAAGGACCAGTCTCGATTGGGCTCCTCAAACATGCCCAGCGGCAGCACCCCAGTCAGTAGCGCCAGTATGATGTCAGGTCAGTCCCAGCCCAAGTCCAGTAACCGTGATAAGTCAG GGATTTCCACGGTGCCAACTCCCTCAGCTTTGGGTTCTCTAGCTGGATCACCCGTCATCTCTGCAACGAATACCCTTGGGACGCCCGTAGCAGCCACTGCCGGAGCCCCACAGTAG
- the CSNK2A1 gene encoding casein kinase II subunit alpha isoform X3 has translation MSGPVPSRARVYTDVNTHRPREYWDYESHVVEWGNQDDYQLVRKLGRGKYSEVFEAINITNNEKVVVKILKPVKKKKIKREIKILENLRGGPNIITLADIVKDPVSRTPALVFEHVNNTDFKQLYQTLTDYDIRFYMYEILKALDYCHSMGIMHRDVKPHNVMIDHEHRKLRLIDWGLAEFYHPGQEYNVRVASRYFKGPELLVDYQMYDYSLDMWSLGCMLASMIFRKEPFFHGHDNYDQLVRIAKVLGTEDLYDYIDKYNIELDPRFNDILGRHSRKRWERFVHSENQHLVSPEALDFLDKLLRYDHQTRLTAREAMDHPYFYPIVKDQSRLGSSNMPSGSTPVSSASMMSGISTVPTPSALGSLAGSPVISATNTLGTPVAATAGAPQ, from the exons ATGTCGGGTCCTGTGCCAAGCCGGGCCCGTGTCTACACGGATGTGAACACACACAGACCTCGAGAGTATTGGGATTACGAGTCCCACGTTGTAGAATGGGG GAACCAGGATGACTACCAGTTGGTGAGGAAACTTGGTCGGGGCAAGTACAGTGAAGTCTTTGAAGCCATTAATATCACCAATAATGAAAAAGTCGTTGTGAAAATTCTGAAG CCTGTGAAGAAGAAGAAAATTAAGCGCGAAATCAAGATTCTGGAGAACTTGAGAGGCGGCCCCAACATCATCACACTGGCTGACATAGTGAAAGATCCCGTG TCCAGAACGCCGGCACTGGTATTTGAACATGTCAATAATACAGATTTTAAG cagttatatcagacttTAACAGATTACGACATTAGGTTCTACATGTATGAAATATTAAAG GCCCTGGACTATTGCCATAGTATGGGTATAATGCACAGAGACGTCAAGCCGCATAATGTTATGATTGACCATGAGCACAGAAAG CTACGACTAATAGATTGGGGCCTTGCGGAGTTCTATCATCCGGGGCAGGAATACAATGTGAGAGTCGCCTCCAGATATTTCAAGGGGCCTGAGCTGCTTGTTGATTATCAG ATGTATGACTACAGTCTAGACATGTGGAGCTTGGGCTGTATGTTGGCCAGCATGATCTTTAGAAAGGAGCCCTTTTTCCATGGCCATGATAACTATGATCAG TTGGTGAGGATAGCCAAAGTTCTGGGAACAGAAGATCTGTACGACTACATTGATAAATACAATATTGAACTGGATCCACGCTTCAATGATATCCTGGGCAG ACATTCACGTAAGCGATGGGAACGCTTTGTGCACAGTGAGAATCAGCACTTGGTCAGTCCAGAAGCTTTGGAtttcctggataagctgctgcgATATGACCACCAGACACGACTGACAGCTCGTGAAGCCATGGACCACCCTTACTTCT ACCCTATTGTGAAGGACCAGTCTCGATTGGGCTCCTCAAACATGCCCAGCGGCAGCACCCCAGTCAGTAGCGCCAGTATGATGTCAG GGATTTCCACGGTGCCAACTCCCTCAGCTTTGGGTTCTCTAGCTGGATCACCCGTCATCTCTGCAACGAATACCCTTGGGACGCCCGTAGCAGCCACTGCCGGAGCCCCACAGTAG
- the CSNK2A1 gene encoding casein kinase II subunit alpha isoform X2: MSGPVPSRARVYTDVNTHRPREYWDYESHVVEWGNQDDYQLVRKLGRGKYSEVFEAINITNNEKVVVKILKPVKKKKIKREIKILENLRGGPNIITLADIVKDPVSRTPALVFEHVNNTDFKLYQTLTDYDIRFYMYEILKALDYCHSMGIMHRDVKPHNVMIDHEHRKLRLIDWGLAEFYHPGQEYNVRVASRYFKGPELLVDYQMYDYSLDMWSLGCMLASMIFRKEPFFHGHDNYDQLVRIAKVLGTEDLYDYIDKYNIELDPRFNDILGRHSRKRWERFVHSENQHLVSPEALDFLDKLLRYDHQTRLTAREAMDHPYFYPIVKDQSRLGSSNMPSGSTPVSSASMMSGQSQPKSSNRDKSGISTVPTPSALGSLAGSPVISATNTLGTPVAATAGAPQ; the protein is encoded by the exons ATGTCGGGTCCTGTGCCAAGCCGGGCCCGTGTCTACACGGATGTGAACACACACAGACCTCGAGAGTATTGGGATTACGAGTCCCACGTTGTAGAATGGGG GAACCAGGATGACTACCAGTTGGTGAGGAAACTTGGTCGGGGCAAGTACAGTGAAGTCTTTGAAGCCATTAATATCACCAATAATGAAAAAGTCGTTGTGAAAATTCTGAAG CCTGTGAAGAAGAAGAAAATTAAGCGCGAAATCAAGATTCTGGAGAACTTGAGAGGCGGCCCCAACATCATCACACTGGCTGACATAGTGAAAGATCCCGTG TCCAGAACGCCGGCACTGGTATTTGAACATGTCAATAATACAGATTTTAAG ttatatcagacttTAACAGATTACGACATTAGGTTCTACATGTATGAAATATTAAAG GCCCTGGACTATTGCCATAGTATGGGTATAATGCACAGAGACGTCAAGCCGCATAATGTTATGATTGACCATGAGCACAGAAAG CTACGACTAATAGATTGGGGCCTTGCGGAGTTCTATCATCCGGGGCAGGAATACAATGTGAGAGTCGCCTCCAGATATTTCAAGGGGCCTGAGCTGCTTGTTGATTATCAG ATGTATGACTACAGTCTAGACATGTGGAGCTTGGGCTGTATGTTGGCCAGCATGATCTTTAGAAAGGAGCCCTTTTTCCATGGCCATGATAACTATGATCAG TTGGTGAGGATAGCCAAAGTTCTGGGAACAGAAGATCTGTACGACTACATTGATAAATACAATATTGAACTGGATCCACGCTTCAATGATATCCTGGGCAG ACATTCACGTAAGCGATGGGAACGCTTTGTGCACAGTGAGAATCAGCACTTGGTCAGTCCAGAAGCTTTGGAtttcctggataagctgctgcgATATGACCACCAGACACGACTGACAGCTCGTGAAGCCATGGACCACCCTTACTTCT ACCCTATTGTGAAGGACCAGTCTCGATTGGGCTCCTCAAACATGCCCAGCGGCAGCACCCCAGTCAGTAGCGCCAGTATGATGTCAGGTCAGTCCCAGCCCAAGTCCAGTAACCGTGATAAGTCAG GGATTTCCACGGTGCCAACTCCCTCAGCTTTGGGTTCTCTAGCTGGATCACCCGTCATCTCTGCAACGAATACCCTTGGGACGCCCGTAGCAGCCACTGCCGGAGCCCCACAGTAG